Proteins encoded within one genomic window of uncultured Draconibacterium sp.:
- a CDS encoding 2-oxo acid dehydrogenase subunit E2, translating into MEHIDYNSDWRKVASTIYKKPTDSKIYGMVELDVTDIEKYIAQKRKEGLKTTLTYILTLIVGRAIRNEVPELNTYVKGSKIAQRKQVDGVVSVLLAGGEMGSVKVENADQRTIQEVTDEIADHIRQSRQGNERDEMQSKNMLARVPWPFRKWLFRLYRVLTIDWGISLPGIGLDSNSFGSYVVSNIGTVGLDTGYGSLLPSSNVSLVLILGTIQNKPAVVNGEIVPRRIMLLSATLDHRVVDGSHGGRLFRHIKYLVKNPHLLEEKPDANLAKF; encoded by the coding sequence ATGGAGCATATTGATTATAATTCAGACTGGCGCAAAGTAGCGTCAACGATCTACAAAAAACCTACCGATTCCAAAATTTATGGCATGGTAGAATTGGATGTTACCGATATTGAGAAATATATTGCACAAAAAAGAAAAGAAGGCTTAAAAACCACACTCACCTATATTCTTACTTTAATTGTAGGGCGGGCAATTCGCAATGAGGTGCCCGAACTGAACACCTATGTTAAGGGTTCGAAAATAGCCCAACGCAAACAGGTTGACGGCGTTGTAAGTGTTTTACTTGCCGGAGGAGAAATGGGATCGGTAAAGGTTGAAAATGCTGATCAGCGCACCATTCAGGAAGTTACCGATGAAATTGCTGATCATATCCGCCAATCGCGGCAAGGAAACGAACGCGACGAAATGCAATCGAAGAATATGCTGGCCCGCGTTCCATGGCCTTTCCGAAAATGGCTGTTTCGCTTGTACCGTGTTCTTACTATTGATTGGGGAATTTCGTTACCTGGTATTGGTCTCGATTCGAATAGTTTTGGCTCGTATGTAGTTTCAAATATTGGAACAGTTGGCCTTGATACCGGATATGGTTCGTTACTTCCTTCATCAAATGTATCGCTGGTTTTAATTTTGGGAACAATTCAAAACAAACCTGCGGTTGTAAACGGCGAAATCGTTCCGCGAAGGATCATGTTGCTTTCTGCAACACTCGACCATCGCGTAGTTGACGGTTCGCATGGAGGACGTTTATTCCGCCACATTAAATACCTGGTAAAAAATCCACATTTGCTTGAAGAAAAACCGGATGCGAATCTGGCTAAATTTTAA
- a CDS encoding LacI family DNA-binding transcriptional regulator, giving the protein MAERAKVSIGTVDRVLHNRGEVAEATKKKILEIVKELNYQPNILASTLASKKSAIFASLLPQPPAGEGYWTKPIKGIKKRISELPQYGLQIEAFTFNQTDSKSFVEEANKVLAMKPDGVVLAPFFKKEAAAFIEELKELEIPFVFIDSNIKDVGQISYIGQNSYQSGLVSGKLLDLMLPDGNILVIHFAKEMDNQNHLVQREMGIHDWFKQKKNNNHDLFTIEIPDTNSDAWMEKVEQSISEKNIKGILVTNSKVFYVGRLLKKLKIKNIKVIGHDLIEENIKYLKEDMVQFLICQRPEEQGYNSVNKLFRSVVQKREIQEESYTPIDIVTKENVDYYKEFK; this is encoded by the coding sequence ATTGCCGAAAGAGCAAAGGTCTCTATTGGAACTGTCGACAGGGTTTTGCACAACCGGGGCGAGGTTGCCGAAGCAACAAAAAAGAAGATTCTTGAAATTGTTAAAGAATTAAACTACCAGCCCAATATTTTGGCAAGTACACTTGCCTCTAAAAAATCGGCCATATTTGCCTCACTACTCCCCCAACCTCCTGCGGGAGAAGGCTATTGGACAAAACCAATTAAAGGTATAAAAAAACGTATCTCGGAATTGCCGCAATACGGTTTACAAATTGAAGCGTTTACCTTTAACCAGACCGATTCAAAGAGTTTTGTTGAAGAAGCCAATAAAGTGCTCGCCATGAAACCCGACGGTGTTGTGCTGGCTCCCTTTTTCAAAAAAGAGGCTGCTGCTTTTATTGAAGAATTAAAAGAACTGGAAATACCTTTTGTTTTTATCGATTCGAATATAAAAGATGTTGGGCAGATCAGTTACATCGGTCAGAATTCTTATCAAAGTGGACTGGTTTCAGGGAAATTGCTCGACCTGATGTTGCCCGATGGAAACATTCTTGTTATTCATTTTGCAAAAGAGATGGATAATCAGAACCATTTGGTACAGCGTGAAATGGGTATTCACGACTGGTTTAAGCAAAAAAAGAATAACAACCACGATTTATTCACCATTGAAATTCCGGATACCAACTCGGATGCATGGATGGAAAAAGTAGAGCAAAGTATTTCAGAGAAAAATATTAAAGGAATTCTGGTCACCAATTCAAAAGTGTTTTACGTTGGCCGCTTACTTAAAAAACTAAAAATCAAAAACATAAAAGTAATCGGGCACGACCTTATTGAAGAAAACATTAAATACCTGAAAGAAGATATGGTGCAGTTTCTTATCTGTCAGCGCCCCGAAGAACAAGGCTACAACTCGGTAAACAAACTGTTTCGGAGCGTTGTACAAAAAAGGGAAATTCAGGAAGAAAGTTACACACCAATTGATATCGTAACCAAAGAAAACGTTGATTATTATAAAGAATTTAAATAA
- a CDS encoding SDR family oxidoreductase has protein sequence MQALSFNDLKGKVCVITGGAGVLGTAMVKAIASVGTKIAIADINKEVADKVAAEIATESGAEVIGVEANVLDKSSLEKAKAEINEKLGSIDILINGAGGNSPQATTKVETITEDNIDNLEDTFYGLEMEGFDKVFALNFKGTLLPTMVFTRDMLAHRKGVVLNVSSMNSYKPLTKIPAYSAAKASINNFTEWLSVHLAKVGIRVNAIAPGFFITNQNRFLVTDEKTGNYSPRGQKIVNNTPMGKFGEPEDLQGATLFLISDISNFITGIVIPVDGGYSAFGGV, from the coding sequence ATGCAAGCATTATCATTTAACGACTTAAAAGGCAAAGTATGCGTAATTACAGGAGGAGCTGGAGTGTTAGGCACTGCCATGGTAAAAGCCATTGCTTCGGTTGGAACCAAAATTGCCATCGCCGATATCAATAAGGAAGTAGCTGACAAAGTAGCTGCAGAAATTGCTACCGAATCAGGAGCTGAGGTAATTGGCGTTGAGGCCAATGTACTTGATAAAAGTTCGCTTGAAAAAGCCAAAGCTGAAATCAACGAAAAGCTGGGATCAATCGATATTTTGATAAACGGCGCAGGAGGAAACAGTCCGCAAGCCACTACAAAAGTTGAAACGATAACCGAAGACAACATTGATAATCTTGAGGATACTTTCTATGGTTTGGAAATGGAGGGCTTCGACAAGGTTTTTGCCCTGAATTTTAAAGGCACGTTGCTACCGACAATGGTTTTTACGCGCGATATGCTTGCCCATAGAAAAGGTGTAGTACTAAATGTTTCATCGATGAACTCGTATAAACCGCTGACAAAAATTCCTGCTTACTCAGCGGCAAAAGCATCTATTAATAATTTTACCGAGTGGTTATCGGTTCACCTTGCCAAAGTTGGAATTCGTGTAAATGCCATTGCGCCCGGATTTTTTATTACCAACCAAAATCGTTTTTTGGTAACAGATGAAAAAACTGGCAACTACTCCCCCCGCGGACAAAAAATTGTTAACAATACGCCAATGGGAAAATTCGGAGAGCCGGAAGATCTGCAAGGTGCAACACTTTTCCTAATCTCTGATATTTCAAACTTTATTACCGGAATTGTTATTCCTGTAGATGGCGGATACAGCGCATTTGGTGGCGTTTAA